The following are encoded together in the Malaya genurostris strain Urasoe2022 chromosome 3, Malgen_1.1, whole genome shotgun sequence genome:
- the LOC131434088 gene encoding uncharacterized protein LOC131434088, which translates to MRVLQRFTLKWVDSSSLGCFEAYRNDPYYAFCKICLVKICVARGGKSNLSSHLVTQRHCDANDQFYTAIEVECADHATLHAAIVAQFNRDNIDYKNNLRGFASDGASVMMGRSNSVMRLFKKECPGMISIKCTCHSLALCASYACEKVPVYLEQLMRDIYNYLSSSPKRAKEFQRIQHIVDVKPLKILQPSATRWLSLEAVIKRNLERFDELNMFFSFQVKYDQNSTAIRILNHLNDPTTKPLLLFLNYVLSLINNVNRIFQSVDSKFFEIYNETKTLLAVVLGNLCREDYVMRFYKENVDAADFENFIKSPEEIYVGVEANQVEKSIEQYKKLIFKSICRDFYIELVKQILKRFDFTNPIIKTAASLNPQTFMELPNLNESMIQFPRFLEGIDKQELDNEFRRLKISVTKLNILETNMTWPQLLDVKTHYLQNSTIDI; encoded by the exons ATGCGTGTACTTCAACGTTTCACTTTGAAATGGGTTGATTCATCGAGTTTGGGATGCTTTGAAGCTTATCGCAATGACCCGTATTATGCGTTCTGTAAAATTTGTTTGGTGAAAATCTGCGTTGCGCGTGGTGGGAAATCAAATCTGAGTTCACATTTAGTCACCCAACGACACTGTGACGCAAATGATCAGTTTTATACTGCTATAGAAGTAGAATGCGCTGATCATGCTACACTTCACGCAGCCATCGTCGCTCAGTTTAATAGAGACAACATCGATTACAAGAACAACTTGAGGGGATTTGCATCAGACGGTGCATCTGTCATGATGGGTAGAAGCAACTCAGTCATGCGACTATTCAAAAAAGAATGTCCGGGTATGATATCCATTAAATGTACTTGTCATTCGCTAGCCTTATGCGCCAGCTATGCGTGCGAGAAAGTACCAGTTTATTTGGAACAATTGATGCGAGATATATACAACTATTTATCAAGCAGCCCAAAACGGGCAAAAGAATTCCAAAGAATTCAACATATCGTTGACGTCAAACCATTAAAAATCCTTCAGCCAAGCGCTACAAGATGGCTCTCTTTGGAAGCTGTTATCAAACGAAATCTTGAGAGATTTGATGAGCTCAATATGTTTTTCTCTTTCCAAGTAAAGTACGATCAGAATTCAACGGCAATACGCATTTTGAATCATCTCAATGATCCCACGACAAAACCGTTGTTGCTTTTCCTTAACTATGTATTATCACTAATCAATAATGTTAATCGTATTTTCCAATCAGTTGATTCCAAGTTTTTCGAAATTTACAATGAAACGAAAACTTTGCTCGCAGTAGTCCTGGGTAATTTATGTAGAGAAGATTACGTAATGAGGTTTTATAAGGAAAATGTTGATGCAGCAGATTTTGAAAACTTTATTAAATCCCCTGAAGAAATTTATGTTGGAGTTGAGGCAAATCAAGTCGAGAAATCGATAGAACAATACAAGAAGTTGATATTTaaatctatttgtcgtgatttttaTATTGAGTTGgtgaaacaaattttgaagcgATTTGATTTCACGAATCCAATAATTAAAACTGCTGCTTCACTAAATCCTCAGACCTTCATGGAGCTGCCAAACCTGAATGAATCGATGATACAGTTTCCACGATTTCTAGAAGGGATTGACAAACAGGAGTTAGACAACGAATTCAGGAGACTTAAAATAAGTGTTACTAAGCTTAATATATTGGAAACAAACATGACGTGGCCTCAGTTATTGGATGTTAAGACAC ATTATCTCCAAAACAGTACGATTGACATTTAA